In a genomic window of Helianthus annuus cultivar XRQ/B chromosome 10, HanXRQr2.0-SUNRISE, whole genome shotgun sequence:
- the LOC110881558 gene encoding alpha-soluble NSF attachment protein-like: MELQVCLLVNYPKHYSNSPEDTLALLYAAQVIQRLLSSFCHICFECIAHLEQALNLFMEIGRLSMSARYCKEIAELYEQEQNLEHAIAYYDKAADLFQGEEVTPSANQCKQKIAQFSAQLEQYKKAIEICDEIARQSLNNNLLKYGVRGHLLNVGICQLCKGDVAITNASERYQELDPTFSGTRKYKLLADIAAAMDEDDVAKFTDAVKEFDSMTKLSSMKTSIILQIHDRLKAARDRQKS, from the exons ATGGAGTTGCAAGTTTGCCTTCTCGTGAACTACCCGAAACACTATTCTAACAGTCCAGAAGACACTCTTGCTCTACTTTATGCAGCTCAGGTAATTCAAAGGCTATTATCGTCTTTCTGCCATATTTGTTTTG AGTGCATAGCTCACCTAGAGCAAGCATTGAATTTATTCATGGAAATTGGAAGACTCAGCATGTCTGCCAGATATTGCAAG GAAATTGCTGAATTATACGAACAGGAGCAAAATTTGGAGCATGCCATAGCTTACTATGATAAAGCAGCCGATCTTTTCCAAGGTGAAGAAGTGACACCTTCTGCAAACCAGTGCAAACAGAAAATTGCACAATTTTCAGCTCAACTAGAACA GTATAAGAAAGCTATAGAGATTTGCGATGAGATAGCACGACAGTCGCTCAATAATAACTTGCTAAAATACGGTGTTAGAGGGCATCTACTGAATGTTGGCATTTGCCAACTCTGTAAAGGCGATGTTGCAATCACAAATGCAAGTGAGCGTTACCAG GAATTGGACCCCACGTTTTCAGGAACACGCAAATACAAATTGCTCGCG GATATAGCTGCTGCTATGGACGAAGATGATGTTGCAAAGTTCACTGATGCTGTCAAGGAGTTTGACAGCATGACTAAACTG